One genomic window of Streptomonospora nanhaiensis includes the following:
- a CDS encoding HAD family hydrolase: MWNIDLTLVDVAQVTRAAYAEAFERVTGAPLVYLASTSGRTDSEVFFEFLARNDVRLEPGEEPLADFIEALGESFARRRDQLTVRGRAMPGAREALAAVAALDDTVQTVVTGTIMANAVAKLSAFGLDRYLDLSIGGFGSEHYPKASLIQFVRMRAAEARNAAFSEAATVYITESPRDVEAAVIGHATPVAVVSGSATESQLRAAGAEHVLEDLTDTDRLLSVLRRATADAT; the protein is encoded by the coding sequence TTGTGGAATATCGACCTCACGCTCGTGGACGTCGCCCAGGTCACCCGGGCCGCCTACGCCGAGGCGTTCGAGCGCGTCACCGGCGCGCCGCTGGTCTACCTCGCCTCCACGAGCGGGCGCACCGACTCCGAGGTCTTCTTCGAGTTCCTCGCGCGCAACGACGTCCGCCTCGAACCCGGTGAGGAGCCCCTGGCCGACTTCATCGAGGCGCTGGGGGAGTCCTTCGCCCGCCGCCGCGACCAGCTGACCGTGCGCGGGCGCGCCATGCCCGGCGCCCGCGAAGCCCTGGCCGCCGTCGCCGCCCTCGACGACACCGTGCAGACCGTGGTCACCGGCACGATCATGGCCAACGCCGTGGCCAAGCTGTCGGCCTTCGGCCTGGACCGCTACCTCGACCTCAGCATCGGCGGCTTCGGCTCCGAGCACTATCCCAAGGCCAGCCTCATCCAGTTCGTGCGCATGCGCGCGGCCGAGGCCCGCAACGCCGCGTTCTCCGAGGCCGCCACCGTCTACATCACGGAGTCACCGCGCGACGTCGAGGCGGCGGTGATCGGCCACGCCACGCCCGTCGCGGTGGTCAGCGGGTCGGCCACCGAGTCGCAGCTGCGCGCCGCCGGGGCCGAGCACGTCCTTGAGGACCTCACCGACACCGACCGGCTGCTGAGCGTCCTGCGCCGGGCGACCGCCGACGCCACCTGA
- the pruA gene encoding L-glutamate gamma-semialdehyde dehydrogenase, which translates to MDAVTNVPEPVNEPNLSYAPGTPERAAVEAEIARLSAQEVDLGQTIGGETAPGAGEPIAAVQPHRHGRVLGRMTNATAAEVARAVDAARAAAPAWRAMPFDERAAVLLRAADLLAGPWRQTLNAATMLGQSKSVQQAEIDAACELIDFWRFNVAFARRLYTEQPISVRGVWNRQEFRPLEGFVLAITPFNFTAIAGNLPTAPALMGNTVVWKPSPTQTYSAYFLLRLLEEAGLPPGVVNLVTGDGAAVSEVALAQPDLAGIHFTGSTRTFQHLWRTVGHNIADYRSYPRIVGETGGKDFIVAHTSADPAVLRTAMIRGAFEYQGQKCSAASRAYVPRSVWRSLRDDLVAEVESLTMGDVTGDVSTFMGAVIDDRAFAKNAAALKRAADTDSITVLTGGGADDSEGYFVEPTVMECTDPEDDVFRTEYFGPLLAVHVYDDSRYDDVLAQMADVAPYALTGAVIARDRAAIARADAALRFSAGNFYVNDKPTGSIVGQQPFGGARASGTNDKAGSVFNLARWVSPRAVKETFAAPTDWRYPHMG; encoded by the coding sequence ATGGACGCCGTCACCAACGTCCCCGAGCCCGTCAACGAACCCAACCTGAGCTACGCCCCGGGGACCCCGGAGCGCGCCGCGGTCGAAGCCGAGATCGCGCGGCTGTCGGCCCAGGAGGTCGACCTCGGCCAGACCATCGGCGGTGAGACCGCGCCGGGCGCGGGCGAACCCATCGCCGCCGTGCAGCCCCACCGGCACGGCCGCGTCCTGGGCCGCATGACCAACGCCACCGCCGCCGAGGTCGCCCGTGCCGTCGACGCCGCCCGCGCGGCCGCCCCCGCCTGGCGCGCCATGCCTTTCGACGAGCGCGCCGCCGTGCTGCTGCGCGCCGCCGACCTGCTGGCCGGGCCCTGGCGGCAGACCCTCAACGCCGCCACGATGCTGGGGCAGTCCAAGTCGGTGCAGCAGGCCGAGATCGACGCCGCCTGCGAGCTGATCGACTTCTGGCGCTTCAACGTCGCCTTCGCCCGCCGGCTCTACACCGAGCAGCCGATCTCGGTGCGCGGAGTGTGGAACCGGCAGGAGTTCCGCCCCCTTGAGGGGTTCGTGCTGGCCATCACGCCGTTCAACTTCACCGCCATCGCCGGCAACCTGCCCACCGCGCCGGCCCTCATGGGCAACACCGTGGTGTGGAAGCCCTCGCCCACCCAGACCTACTCCGCCTACTTCCTGCTGCGGCTGCTGGAGGAGGCCGGCCTACCGCCCGGCGTGGTCAACCTGGTCACCGGCGACGGCGCCGCCGTCTCCGAGGTCGCCCTGGCCCAGCCCGACCTCGCCGGGATCCACTTCACCGGCTCCACCCGGACCTTCCAGCACCTGTGGCGCACCGTGGGCCACAACATCGCCGACTACCGGTCCTACCCCCGCATCGTCGGCGAGACCGGCGGCAAGGACTTCATCGTCGCCCACACCAGCGCCGACCCCGCCGTGCTGCGCACCGCCATGATCCGCGGCGCCTTCGAGTACCAGGGCCAGAAGTGCTCGGCCGCCTCGCGCGCCTACGTGCCGCGCAGCGTGTGGCGCTCCCTGCGCGACGACCTCGTCGCCGAGGTGGAGTCGCTGACCATGGGCGACGTCACCGGCGACGTGTCCACCTTCATGGGCGCCGTCATCGACGACCGCGCTTTCGCCAAGAACGCCGCCGCGCTCAAGCGGGCCGCCGACACCGACTCCATCACCGTGCTGACCGGCGGCGGCGCCGACGACTCCGAGGGCTACTTCGTCGAGCCCACCGTCATGGAGTGCACCGACCCCGAGGACGACGTGTTCCGCACGGAGTACTTCGGGCCGCTGCTGGCCGTGCACGTCTACGACGACTCCCGCTACGACGACGTGCTGGCGCAGATGGCCGACGTCGCGCCCTACGCGCTGACCGGCGCCGTCATCGCCCGCGACCGCGCCGCCATCGCCCGCGCCGACGCCGCCCTGCGGTTCTCGGCCGGCAACTTCTACGTCAACGACAAGCCCACCGGGTCCATCGTGGGCCAGCAGCCCTTCGGCGGCGCCCGCGCCAGCGGCACCAACGACAAGGCGGGCTCGGTGTTCAACCTCGCCCGCTGGGTGAGCCCGCGCGCGGTCAAGGAGACCTTCGCGGCCCCCACCGACTGGCGCTACCCGCACATGGGCTGA
- a CDS encoding DUF6912 family protein: MRIYLPSTFTGLAALLDQGEVGGAPLRAYAVTPHLSGGDRPADDEELEYEALRGAARASLRLLAADPGAPRRRAVIAAEIPDAAVSADPAPGDPAAVSVAGTVPLKRVAALHVDAPEAADAVAAAVADPGAGHDEDEELLWYATQELPDLLGRR; the protein is encoded by the coding sequence ATGCGCATCTACCTTCCCAGCACCTTCACCGGCCTCGCCGCCCTTCTGGACCAGGGCGAGGTCGGCGGCGCCCCGCTGCGCGCCTACGCCGTCACCCCGCACCTCAGCGGCGGCGACCGCCCGGCCGACGACGAGGAACTGGAGTACGAGGCGCTGCGCGGCGCCGCCCGCGCCAGCCTCCGGCTGCTCGCGGCCGACCCCGGCGCACCGCGCCGCCGTGCCGTGATCGCCGCCGAGATCCCCGACGCCGCCGTCAGCGCCGACCCCGCGCCCGGCGACCCCGCCGCCGTCAGCGTCGCCGGCACCGTGCCGCTCAAGCGGGTCGCCGCCCTGCACGTCGACGCCCCCGAGGCCGCCGACGCCGTCGCCGCGGCCGTGGCCGACCCCGGCGCCGGACACGACGAGGACGAGGAACTGCTCTGGTACGCCACCCAGGAGCTGCCCGACCTGCTGGGCCGCCGCTGA
- a CDS encoding HAD family hydrolase, translating into MAGQSGQCRAIITDWGGVLTSPLRETIDAWLVADGIDQQGYRAVMRSWVEGAYAGGPAATNPIHALERGEVPVAEFERMLAAELRLLDGGPVPAEGLITRMFSGFHPVEEMYALLRQARERRVRTCLLSNSWGNGYPHDRFAETFDAVVISGEVGMRKPEPGIFRRAVELTGVPAEECVFIDDIEHNVRAAVELGMTGILHTDPAETRERLAETCGVEFDPLPS; encoded by the coding sequence ATGGCCGGACAGTCCGGACAGTGCCGTGCGATCATCACCGACTGGGGCGGCGTGCTGACCTCCCCCCTCCGCGAGACCATCGACGCCTGGCTGGTCGCCGACGGCATCGACCAGCAGGGCTACCGCGCGGTCATGCGCTCCTGGGTCGAGGGCGCCTACGCCGGCGGGCCGGCCGCGACCAACCCCATCCACGCCCTGGAGCGGGGAGAGGTCCCCGTCGCCGAGTTCGAGCGGATGCTGGCCGCCGAACTCCGGCTGCTCGACGGCGGCCCGGTGCCCGCCGAAGGGCTTATCACCCGGATGTTCTCCGGCTTCCACCCCGTCGAGGAGATGTACGCGCTGCTGCGCCAGGCGCGGGAGCGGCGCGTGCGCACCTGCCTGCTGTCCAACTCCTGGGGCAACGGCTACCCGCACGACCGCTTCGCCGAGACCTTCGACGCCGTCGTGATCTCCGGCGAGGTGGGCATGCGCAAGCCCGAGCCGGGGATCTTCCGCCGCGCGGTCGAACTGACCGGGGTGCCCGCCGAGGAGTGCGTGTTCATCGACGACATCGAGCACAACGTGCGCGCCGCCGTGGAACTGGGCATGACCGGCATCCTGCACACTGACCCGGCCGAGACCCGCGAGCGCCTCGCCGAGACCTGCGGCGTGGAGTTCGACCCGCTGCCGTCCTAG
- a CDS encoding acyl-CoA dehydrogenase family protein, whose product MDFDPSPTAREYLANLHEFMDQHVYPAEPVYHRWRAAAGHDNHDLPPVMEDLKAEARRRGLWNLFLPEVSGLSVTDYAALAEVTGRSPVLAPQALNCSAPDTGNMEVLHMFGTTDQRTRWLEPLLEGRIRSAFAMTEPDVASSDAANIATSIVRDGGDYVVNGRKWWISGAADPRCAVFIVMGKTDPDGPAHRQQSMILVPRDTPGVEVVRSLPVFGYQDQEGHCELRFTDVRVPAANLIAGEGDGFMIAQARLGPGRVHHCMRAIGMAERALELMVRRANERVAFGKPLAAQGVVQQQIAESRLAIEQARLLVLKTAWLIDNHGTKEARTEISAIKVAAPRVAVDVIDRAIQVHGGAGVSDDFPLARMYAHARAMRIFDGPDEVHLRSLARQEVKRHA is encoded by the coding sequence ATGGACTTCGACCCCAGCCCCACCGCGCGGGAGTACCTCGCCAACCTGCACGAGTTCATGGACCAGCACGTCTACCCCGCCGAGCCGGTCTACCACCGGTGGCGGGCCGCGGCCGGCCACGACAACCACGACCTGCCGCCGGTCATGGAGGATTTGAAGGCCGAGGCGCGCCGCCGCGGCCTGTGGAACCTGTTCCTGCCCGAGGTGAGCGGGCTGAGCGTCACCGACTACGCCGCCCTGGCCGAGGTCACCGGCCGCTCACCGGTGCTCGCGCCCCAGGCGCTGAACTGCTCGGCGCCCGACACCGGCAACATGGAGGTGCTGCACATGTTCGGCACCACCGACCAGCGCACGCGCTGGCTGGAGCCGCTGCTGGAGGGGCGGATCCGCTCGGCGTTCGCCATGACCGAGCCCGACGTCGCCTCCTCCGACGCCGCCAACATCGCGACCTCCATCGTCCGCGACGGCGGCGACTACGTCGTCAACGGCCGCAAGTGGTGGATCAGCGGCGCCGCCGACCCCCGCTGCGCGGTCTTCATCGTCATGGGCAAGACCGACCCCGACGGCCCGGCCCACCGGCAGCAGTCGATGATCCTGGTGCCCCGCGACACCCCCGGCGTGGAGGTCGTGCGCTCCCTGCCGGTGTTCGGGTACCAGGACCAGGAGGGGCACTGCGAGCTGCGGTTCACCGACGTGCGGGTGCCCGCCGCCAACCTCATAGCCGGAGAGGGCGACGGGTTCATGATCGCCCAGGCGCGGCTGGGGCCGGGCCGCGTGCACCACTGCATGCGCGCCATCGGCATGGCCGAGCGCGCGCTGGAGCTGATGGTGCGCCGCGCCAACGAGCGCGTGGCGTTCGGCAAGCCGCTGGCCGCCCAGGGCGTGGTGCAGCAGCAGATCGCGGAGTCGCGGCTGGCGATCGAGCAGGCGCGGCTGCTGGTGCTCAAGACCGCGTGGCTGATCGACAACCACGGCACCAAGGAGGCGCGCACCGAGATCTCGGCCATCAAGGTGGCGGCGCCGCGTGTGGCCGTGGACGTGATCGACCGCGCCATCCAGGTCCACGGCGGCGCGGGGGTCAGCGACGACTTCCCGCTGGCCCGGATGTACGCCCACGCCCGCGCCATGCGGATCTTCGACGGCCCCGACGAGGTGCACCTGCGCTCGCTGGCCCGCCAGGAGGTCAAGCGGCACGCCTGA
- a CDS encoding glycoside hydrolase family 3 protein gives MHLCRALALLGALVLLLTSSACAQGGSGGPSGPSASPDAQERERERERLAEEKADQVLADMSTDDKIGQLLVLTAQGTTAQDSAGLIERYRPGGLIYFPESLTGAEQIARMSNGLQRAAADHGAGVPLFLGVDQEQGMVSRVPVGTRFSDAMAVGATRDPGQAATLARVTAEELTALGINLDYAPDADVNSNPANPVIGIRSFGSDPGLVADLAAAEAEAFSDAGVVPVVKHFPGHGDTAVDSHTGLPVVDKTREEWEREDLPPFRRAVESGVDAVMTAHVVLPALDDSGEPATLSPRVVQDVLRDDLGYDGIVTTDALNMEGVRQTHDDGEVAVRAVLAGVDQLLMPPDPQAAVDALRAAVEDGRISRDRLDDSVRRILKVKAERGLFDAEPVDAQAAADALGTDDHRAAAAELADRSVTLLRNEGGALPLAEGATVSVTGSGAEEIGAELERLGFTVTADPAGADLAVVGTLNARGDAGQAALVESAAATGTPVAVVAQGNPYDIAELPGADAYLAVYSAVDPARAAAARAIAGEVAPSGRLPVDIPGTDLEFGDGLEY, from the coding sequence ATGCACCTGTGCCGCGCCCTCGCGCTCCTGGGCGCCCTCGTCCTGCTGCTCACGTCCTCGGCCTGCGCCCAGGGCGGCTCCGGCGGCCCCTCGGGCCCCAGCGCCTCGCCCGACGCCCAGGAGCGCGAGCGGGAGCGTGAGCGCCTGGCCGAGGAAAAGGCCGACCAGGTCCTCGCCGACATGTCCACCGACGACAAGATCGGCCAACTGCTGGTGCTCACCGCCCAGGGCACCACCGCCCAGGACAGCGCCGGCCTCATCGAGCGCTACCGCCCCGGCGGGCTCATCTACTTCCCCGAGAGCCTCACCGGCGCCGAGCAGATCGCCCGCATGTCCAACGGCCTCCAGCGCGCCGCCGCCGACCACGGTGCGGGGGTGCCGCTGTTCCTGGGCGTCGACCAGGAGCAGGGCATGGTGTCGCGGGTGCCGGTGGGCACCCGGTTCTCCGACGCCATGGCCGTGGGTGCCACCCGCGACCCCGGCCAGGCGGCAACGCTGGCCCGGGTCACCGCCGAGGAGCTGACCGCGCTGGGCATCAACCTCGACTACGCCCCCGACGCCGACGTCAACTCCAACCCCGCCAACCCGGTGATCGGCATCCGGTCCTTCGGCTCCGACCCCGGCCTGGTCGCCGACCTGGCCGCCGCCGAGGCCGAGGCGTTCAGCGACGCCGGCGTGGTGCCCGTGGTCAAGCACTTCCCCGGCCACGGCGACACCGCCGTCGACAGCCACACCGGGCTGCCGGTCGTGGACAAGACGCGCGAGGAGTGGGAGCGCGAAGACCTCCCGCCGTTCCGCCGCGCCGTGGAGTCGGGCGTCGACGCCGTCATGACCGCCCACGTGGTCCTGCCCGCGCTGGACGACTCCGGCGAGCCCGCCACGCTCTCGCCCCGGGTCGTCCAGGACGTCCTGCGCGACGACCTCGGCTACGACGGCATCGTCACCACCGACGCCCTCAACATGGAGGGCGTCCGCCAGACCCACGACGACGGCGAGGTCGCCGTGCGCGCGGTGCTGGCCGGCGTCGACCAGCTGCTCATGCCGCCCGACCCCCAGGCCGCCGTCGACGCGCTGCGCGCGGCGGTCGAGGACGGCCGCATCAGCCGCGACCGGCTCGACGACTCCGTCCGCCGCATCCTCAAGGTCAAGGCCGAACGCGGCCTGTTCGACGCCGAGCCCGTCGACGCCCAGGCCGCCGCCGACGCGCTGGGCACCGACGACCACCGTGCCGCCGCTGCCGAGCTGGCCGACCGGTCGGTGACCCTGCTGCGCAACGAGGGCGGCGCGCTGCCCCTGGCCGAGGGCGCCACCGTCAGCGTCACGGGTTCCGGCGCCGAGGAGATCGGCGCGGAGCTGGAGCGGCTGGGGTTCACCGTCACGGCCGACCCCGCCGGTGCCGATCTGGCGGTCGTGGGCACCCTCAACGCGCGCGGCGACGCCGGCCAGGCCGCCCTGGTGGAGTCCGCCGCCGCCACCGGCACGCCGGTGGCCGTGGTGGCGCAGGGCAACCCCTACGACATCGCCGAGCTGCCCGGGGCCGACGCCTACCTGGCCGTCTACTCCGCGGTCGACCCCGCGCGCGCCGCCGCGGCGCGGGCGATCGCCGGCGAGGTCGCGCCCTCGGGCCGGCTGCCCGTCGACATCCCCGGTACCGACCTGGAGTTCGGCGACGGCCTGGAGTACTGA
- the ptsP gene encoding phosphoenolpyruvate--protein phosphotransferase produces the protein MAQTYRGAGVSPGAGYGPVKRLTREVPQPAPDARHAGDAEAEARRAVAAMEQTAQDLTARGERAGGEAAEVLSAQALMARDPALADDVRRRVGEGADAARAVSEAMAVYRDMLANAGEYLAARVADLDDVRDRIVARLMGAPIPGIPDSDSPFVLVAEDLAPADTAVLDPAQVVAFVTREGGPTSHTAILARSLGLPAVVACAGADAIAEGTMLLVDGATGEVVADPDPAAVEAATAAAAARARAAAQSTGPGRTADGHPVPLLANIGGPQDLPAALENGAEGVGLYRTEFLFLDRSDAPGHDEQVAAYRAVLEAFPGGKVVVRTLDAGADKPLAFLPAPAAEPNPALGERGLRMMRRFPETLDAQLAALAEAERGTDAELQVMAPMVTDAEDSEWFAAVAAKAGVQQAGVMIEVPAAALRARHIAASAAFFSIGTNDLTQYTCAADRETGGLGRFQDPWQPGVLDLVAVAASAAAEAGRPCGVCGEAAADPLLACVLTGLGVTSLSMGASALPLVRAALARVELAQCRAAADAALAARGPEEARAAAAAALPGLAELGL, from the coding sequence ATGGCGCAGACCTACCGAGGGGCCGGGGTCAGCCCGGGCGCGGGCTACGGCCCCGTCAAGCGGCTGACCCGCGAGGTGCCTCAGCCCGCCCCCGACGCCCGCCACGCAGGCGACGCCGAGGCCGAGGCGCGGCGCGCCGTGGCCGCGATGGAGCAGACCGCCCAGGACCTCACCGCGCGCGGCGAGCGGGCCGGGGGCGAGGCCGCCGAGGTGCTCAGCGCCCAGGCGCTCATGGCCCGCGACCCCGCTCTGGCCGACGACGTCCGCCGCCGCGTGGGCGAGGGCGCCGACGCCGCGCGGGCGGTGTCGGAGGCCATGGCGGTCTACCGCGACATGCTCGCCAACGCGGGGGAGTACCTGGCCGCGCGCGTCGCCGACCTCGACGACGTGCGCGACCGGATCGTCGCCCGCCTCATGGGCGCCCCGATCCCGGGGATCCCCGACTCCGACAGCCCGTTCGTGCTCGTCGCCGAGGACCTCGCGCCCGCCGACACCGCGGTCCTGGACCCCGCCCAGGTCGTGGCGTTCGTGACGCGCGAGGGCGGTCCCACCAGCCACACCGCCATCCTCGCCCGGTCGCTGGGGCTGCCGGCCGTCGTCGCCTGCGCGGGTGCCGACGCCATCGCCGAGGGCACCATGCTGCTGGTCGACGGCGCCACCGGCGAGGTCGTCGCCGACCCCGACCCCGCCGCCGTCGAGGCCGCCACCGCCGCGGCGGCGGCCCGCGCCAGGGCCGCCGCGCAGAGCACCGGGCCCGGGCGCACCGCCGACGGCCACCCGGTTCCGCTGCTGGCCAACATCGGCGGCCCCCAGGACCTCCCGGCGGCCCTGGAGAACGGCGCCGAGGGCGTGGGCCTGTACCGCACCGAGTTCCTGTTCCTGGACCGGTCCGACGCGCCCGGCCACGACGAGCAGGTCGCCGCCTACCGGGCGGTGCTGGAGGCGTTCCCCGGCGGGAAGGTCGTGGTGCGCACGCTGGACGCCGGCGCCGACAAGCCGCTGGCGTTCCTGCCGGCTCCGGCGGCCGAGCCCAACCCGGCGCTGGGGGAGCGGGGGCTGCGGATGATGCGCCGCTTCCCCGAGACCCTGGACGCGCAGTTGGCGGCGCTCGCCGAGGCCGAGCGCGGCACCGACGCCGAGCTCCAGGTCATGGCGCCCATGGTCACCGACGCCGAGGACTCCGAGTGGTTCGCCGCCGTGGCGGCCAAGGCGGGGGTCCAGCAGGCCGGCGTGATGATCGAGGTCCCGGCGGCGGCGCTGCGCGCCCGGCACATCGCCGCCTCCGCCGCGTTCTTCAGCATCGGCACCAACGACCTCACCCAGTACACCTGCGCCGCCGACCGCGAGACCGGCGGCCTGGGCCGGTTCCAGGACCCCTGGCAGCCGGGCGTGCTGGACCTGGTGGCGGTGGCGGCCTCGGCCGCGGCCGAGGCCGGGCGCCCCTGCGGTGTCTGCGGCGAGGCCGCCGCCGACCCGCTGCTGGCGTGCGTGCTGACCGGGCTGGGCGTGACCAGCCTGTCCATGGGCGCCTCGGCGCTGCCGCTGGTGCGGGCGGCGCTGGCGCGCGTGGAACTCGCGCAGTGCCGGGCCGCCGCCGACGCCGCCCTGGCGGCGCGCGGTCCCGAGGAGGCGCGCGCGGCGGCCGCCGCCGCCCTGCCCGGGCTGGCCGAGCTGGGGCTGTAG
- a CDS encoding HPr family phosphocarrier protein, with the protein MAQRRVTVESKVGLHARPAAMFVEAASKAGGQVTVAKGEGTPVSAKSILAVMGLDVRNGDEIVIDVEGEGPDADALLDRLAEIANAD; encoded by the coding sequence GTGGCCCAACGCCGAGTCACAGTCGAGTCCAAGGTCGGCCTGCACGCCCGCCCCGCCGCCATGTTCGTCGAGGCCGCGTCCAAGGCCGGGGGCCAGGTGACCGTCGCCAAGGGCGAGGGCACCCCCGTGTCGGCCAAGAGCATCCTCGCCGTCATGGGCCTGGACGTCCGCAACGGCGACGAGATCGTCATCGACGTGGAGGGCGAGGGGCCTGACGCCGACGCCCTGCTCGACCGCCTCGCCGAGATCGCGAACGCCGACTAG
- a CDS encoding HAD family hydrolase, protein MSLQTDTPPRAALFDLDGTLINSEPRSMEVWSRLLDLHNIPHDESTLHRFMGRRGTDVLEEDPSLFPGVTWDVLLAELQVIQSAPDLPETRELPESAAFVRRLHAEGVPFALVTSAGPQWAEIALERLGVRSMFKGLITAADVTEGKPHPQGYLAGADLLGYAPEHIVVFEDTPAGIEAGRRAGMRVVAITTTHHPDVLSGADLIVDHLTEVDWPRLARVDRPGAPD, encoded by the coding sequence ATGAGCCTCCAGACCGACACCCCGCCCCGCGCCGCCCTCTTCGACCTCGACGGGACCCTGATCAACTCCGAGCCGCGGTCCATGGAGGTCTGGTCGCGGCTGCTGGACCTGCACAACATCCCCCACGACGAGTCCACCCTCCACCGCTTCATGGGACGCCGCGGCACCGACGTCCTGGAGGAGGACCCCTCCCTGTTCCCCGGCGTCACCTGGGACGTGCTGCTGGCCGAACTCCAGGTCATCCAGTCCGCCCCGGACCTGCCCGAGACGCGCGAACTCCCGGAGTCGGCGGCCTTCGTGCGCCGCCTGCACGCCGAGGGGGTCCCCTTCGCGCTGGTCACCTCGGCCGGGCCGCAGTGGGCCGAGATCGCGCTGGAGCGGCTGGGGGTGCGCTCCATGTTCAAGGGGCTCATCACCGCCGCCGACGTGACCGAGGGCAAACCCCACCCCCAGGGCTACCTCGCGGGAGCGGATCTGTTGGGATACGCACCCGAGCACATCGTCGTGTTCGAGGACACACCCGCCGGAATCGAGGCGGGGCGGCGCGCGGGGATGCGCGTGGTCGCCATCACGACCACGCACCACCCCGACGTGCTGAGCGGGGCCGATCTGATCGTCGACCACCTCACGGAGGTCGACTGGCCCCGGTTGGCCCGCGTCGACCGCCCCGGCGCCCCGGACTGA
- a CDS encoding PTS sugar transporter subunit IIA: MLTVLTPVPGTAVAMSEVDDPVFAQGMVGPGVAVQPARHRHEAVAPIAGRIVKLHPHAFLVLGEGGRGVLVHLGIDTVKLDGAGFETLVEEGAAVEPGTSVIRWDPADVERQGLSPVVPVVALEADAAAVADPAAGEVAAGDTLFRWA, translated from the coding sequence GTGCTCACCGTCCTCACCCCCGTCCCCGGAACCGCCGTCGCCATGAGCGAGGTCGACGACCCCGTCTTCGCCCAGGGCATGGTCGGCCCCGGCGTGGCCGTGCAGCCGGCCCGGCACCGCCACGAGGCGGTCGCGCCGATCGCCGGGCGCATCGTCAAGCTCCACCCGCACGCCTTCCTCGTCCTCGGCGAGGGCGGCCGGGGGGTGCTGGTGCACCTGGGCATCGACACCGTCAAGCTCGACGGCGCCGGCTTCGAAACCCTGGTCGAGGAGGGCGCCGCGGTCGAGCCCGGCACCTCCGTCATCCGCTGGGACCCCGCCGACGTGGAGCGGCAGGGCCTGTCCCCGGTGGTGCCGGTGGTGGCGCTGGAGGCCGACGCCGCCGCGGTCGCCGACCCCGCGGCCGGGGAAGTCGCCGCGGGCGACACGTTGTTCAGGTGGGCATGA
- a CDS encoding PTS glucose/sucrose transporter subunit IIB, translating into MEEPMADKAAAIVAGLGGADNIEDIEACITRLRTEVGDPGKVDEPALKAAGAHGVLISGNVVQVVVGPEADALTDDIQDLLG; encoded by the coding sequence CTGGAGGAACCCATGGCCGACAAGGCAGCGGCGATCGTCGCCGGGCTCGGCGGCGCCGACAACATCGAGGACATCGAGGCGTGCATCACCCGGCTGCGCACCGAGGTCGGCGACCCCGGCAAGGTCGACGAGCCGGCGCTCAAGGCGGCCGGCGCGCACGGCGTGCTGATCTCCGGCAACGTCGTGCAGGTGGTGGTGGGGCCCGAGGCCGACGCGCTCACCGACGACATCCAGGACCTGCTGGGCTGA